A portion of the Hoplias malabaricus isolate fHopMal1 chromosome 1, fHopMal1.hap1, whole genome shotgun sequence genome contains these proteins:
- the LOC136704223 gene encoding uncharacterized protein, with protein MDCAEVRGESPAEEQLECLLILEEGDEPEEFANNTARGRGILKVRKAQEDEDEGGVKENTDTTAKVEESQSGHEGTDLIKENLEKCDGQQEEALENEGGEVKQKIETTENSSDGTQEDPEAKTAQTGGGPATMEKAEGDKSEVSLRDTDRVDKEKEPVTLRPKDFLRPEDALRKGHGSSPDFPDTLYELLCTLQEGRRLNDQRCSFRLKGRRRCYSEPSTPRHSLKVTFSSMTSLQKEEFFDFLATSQGRRLDDQRAEFQSLSPVLSSPEPPLSSSPPTVNPTATSSSAAPQAKAKPRKGSCKLLEPSRPLPKPAPKEDLYNMILTSQAQGRLEDQRSAAPGPMDDEDFFSLLLKVQGGRMDEQRTELPVAFKY; from the exons ATGGACTGTGCGGAGGTCAGAGGTGAAAGCCCGGCGGAGGAGCAGCTGGAGTGCCTTCTCATTCTGGAAGAGGGGGATGAGCCGGAGGAGTTCGCAAACAACACGGCCAGGGGGAGAGGCATTCTGAAGGTGAGGAAGGCccaggaggatgaggatgaaggGGGTGTAAAGGAAAACACAGATACGACTGCTAAAGTCGAAGAAAGTCAGAGCGGGCATGAGGGTACCGACTTAATTAAAGAGAACTTGGAAAAGTGCGACGGCCAGCAAGAAGAGGCCTTGGAAAACGAGGGTGGAGAGGTCAAGCAAAAGATAGAAACGACGGAGAACTCATCAGACGGGACGCAGGAGGATCCTGAGGCGAAAACAGCACAAACTGGAGGTGGACCGGCGACGATGGAGAAGGCAGAAGGAGATAAGTCTGAAGTATCACTTCGGGACACGGACAGAGTGGATAAAGAGAAGGAGCCAGTGACTCTGCGACCCAAAGACTTTCTCAGACCCGAAGATGCTCTTCGAAAG GGCCACGGGTCGTCCCCGGACTTTCCAGACACTCTGTACGAGCTGCTGTGCACCCTGCAGGAGGGCCGGAGGCTCAATGACCAGCGCTGCTCCTTCAGGCTGAAGGGACGGAGGAGGTGTTACTCTGAACCCAGCACCCCCCGACACAGCCTGAAAG TGACTTTCTCGTCCATGACCTCGCTGCAGAAGGAGGAGTTTTTCGACTTCCTGGCCACCTCCCAGGGTCGCCGTTTGGACGACCAGCGAGCAGAATTCCAGAGCCTTTCCCCTGTTCTCTCGTCTCCAGAGCCCCCGCTCTCCTCTAGCCCCCCCACCGTCAACCCCACTGCCACCAGCTCCTCCGCAGCCCCACAGGCTAAAGCCAAGCCCAGGAAAGGCAGCTGCAAGCTCCTGGAACCCAGCCGACCTCTTCCCAAACCAGCCCCCAAGGAGGATCTGTACAACATGATCCTCACCTCACAA GCTCAGGGCCGTCTGGAGGATCAGCGGAGTGCGGCCCCAGGACCCATGGACGATGAAGATTTCTTCTCCCTGCTGCTGAAGGTCCAGGGAGGCAGGATGGACGAGCAGAGGACCGAGCTGCCTGTAGCTTTTAAGTATTGA